From a single Lolium rigidum isolate FL_2022 chromosome 7, APGP_CSIRO_Lrig_0.1, whole genome shotgun sequence genomic region:
- the LOC124671407 gene encoding uncharacterized protein LOC124671407, which translates to MPASVHRPCPLALALALAATLILLCAPPATAERTYDPSWSDEYWANEIVVGEAAEEVVSVAARRAEAGGYSYGCARLWLAMGCPPAPGKGVNGSLVDGRRSYDRELDRFEEGLRQCSYPELDPYFRRTAPTSTFDPRCCPCCYPCDRYY; encoded by the coding sequence atgcccgcctccgtgcACCGCCCCTGCCCGctcgccctcgccctcgccctcgccgccACCCTCATCCTCCTCTGCGCCCCACCCGCAACGGCTGAACGTACCTACGACCCTTCGTGGTCCGACGAGTACTGGGCCAACGAGATCGTCGTcggcgaggcggcggaggaggtggtgAGCGTCGCCGCCAGGCGCGCGGAGGCGGGCGGCTACTCGTACGGCTGCGCCAGGCTGTGGCTCGCCATGGGCTGCCCTCCCGCTCCCGGCAAGGGCGTGAACGGGAGCCTGGTCGACGGGAGGCGCTCCTACGATCGGGAGCTAGATCGCTTCGAGGAGGGGCTGCGGCAGTGCAGCTACCCTGAGCTTGATCCCTACTTTCGCCGCACCGCCCCGACGTCTACTTTCGATCCTCGGTGTTGTCCCTGCTGCTATCCATGTGATCGCTACTACTGA
- the LOC124678784 gene encoding 26S proteasome non-ATPase regulatory subunit 13 homolog B-like yields RDIAFHVTGLITTLLSFLFVQAGDALIQLYNHFTSDFETKINLLKFAHFTVVVSRQYSDKDAAINYLEGVISKLHDTKESRVEEPILYVKMQIANYLLEKGSQKECKKLLDEGKTTLDSMVDVDPSVHSTYYWICSQYYKVCQDYSEFYKNALLYLAYTTVESLSEPFKQNLAFDLSLAALLGDNIYNFGELLAHPIIHSLVGTAVEWIYHMLQAFNSGNLAAYQELCKVHGAALAAQPALAQNESRLLEKINILCLMEIIFR; encoded by the exons CGAGATATTGCTTTCCATGTCACGGGGCTTATCACTACTCTCTTGTCCTTTCTTTTTGTACAGGCGGGCGATGCTCTTATTCAGCTGTATAATCATTTCACCTCTGATTTCGAAACCAAGATCAACCTTCTTAAATTTGCTCATTTCACGGTAGTAGTTTCACGCCAGTATTCGGATAAAGATGCTGCTATCAACTACCTAGAAGGTGTAATTTCAAAGCTGCATGATACCAAGGAATCACGGGTTGAAGAGCCCATTCTGTATGTGAAGATGCAGATTGCAAATTATCTTCTTGAGAAAGGGAGTCAAAAGGAGTGTAAGAAACTGCTAGACGAGGGGAAAACCACTTTGGATAGCATGGTCGATGTTGACCCATCAGTGCATTCGACCTACTATTGGATATGTTCTCAGTACTACAAAGTCTGTCAGGACTATTCTGAATTTTACAAAAATGCTCTTCTCTATCTTGCATACACAACAGTGGAGTCACTTTCAGAACCATTCAAACAG AACCTGGCATTTGATCTCTCACTAGCTGCTTTATTGGGTGACAACATATACAATTTCGGGGAGTTGCTTGCCCATCCAATT ATCCATAGCCTTGTGGGAACAGCGGTGGAGTGGATTTATCATATGTTGCAAGCCTTCAACTCTGGCAATCTAGCCGCCTATCAGGAACTCTGCAAAGTTCACGGCGCCGCCTTGGCTGCACAGCCTGCTTTGGCACAAAATGAGAGCAGGCTACTTGAGAAGATCAATATCCTCTGCTTGATGGAAATCATTTTCAGGTAA
- the LOC124677255 gene encoding autophagy-related protein 2-like, giving the protein MKRMCKAVLKKGLGDFFLGELDLDQLDLQLTRGTLELTDLALNAEFINAQLSTSPFMVKEGSIKSLLVKFPLQLKSCEIVVEDLELVLAPSVPSEVPPVDAECSVSGNSSGTHNTNRNESDKHCSTSASRDVDEGVKRIANAVKWFLTNFKIKFKNTYIVFDPHTSLDNKVSEYNRSLVFRVKEIEFGTNLSTDGLVKLNNFVTFHEAVIEFLKMDHVDVLLQNNSDRAAADISSGHSTTSVLTGPIGGFSGTLNLSIPWSNGCLNLKKIDADVSVDSLELLLQISSIQWFIYVLDSLHRNQGEHNSAHNTADMSLNTSRSALNASKSVMANKEDLDQIALSQNRQDKYQDSFLTKAHVIQDWIPELVVHEDQGEPDSDCDESIDQFFECFEELRNSQTNLGNSGIWDWTCSVFNAITFASTLASGSDQVPKEPPIEKTVRASIAEISVILLLNDEMDAGDSSASTSLFHDMRSSEMFSSCLSSGQIEQSMMSPATASSLNMHHLEAKCQNIHLELETYPRKLGFKASIAHMKLDEYYSTENTNPTHSHLGTAFLNNNFCREVQAALPQFPFASQDYWVETAGRGSHNSDKFIKVELLKTFGECTFHYDVSNTDQDGNSGSSTSLSIHLAPLILWVHFHTVYMVLKFISKVKSDLHGEHKLHRGGDEKNSKLANTSSSESLKVQIAPSHARIILCFPYEPSWDLSRPSILDKFLVLDHTLSQKAPSPLRNERSNDGHPSTPSTSLHLATGNFDIYFIKPVGVLDGRIGSLSRQTFSALKILSVTRSEYHDSSIRMIRKSHPVTCPEMVNKVWSLPNLHDQKITQKENNKWVGVASSTTSQDLVESSFTIRQELIQSTEFLLHVQLPCVSVHLNKKDCGQLNQLLDLIVDGLSDVATGSSENGKDKNSEVAIQTSVIFECSMLDICTELDETVEVSPSLQAELEGSWNRLKLSVSKLSLCSFSNVGGVNNSSFLWVNHGEGELWGSVSGTDDQTCEESKDFQLVICKDSASQRGDGEGNNVLSFGTAGCSVTHIRNPKLQENYTSVNVRSGTLVAPGGRMDWISAISLLFSSGSSGSEQSSNSSSTNSSQAGEPFWSSFFLELADVALSYEPHRKNSTLGAEAPDCKSFSCLLAASSFKLHSKSASDSAATDFDIQLRDLGLLICGSSGSKNVTCGYDVDYLRQMGYAKIGHNTFVEAALRIDTSFWKLEISESQFDIGTCRDSTYGLVHLVSQLQKLYAPDMRDALVHLQSRWNIVQQANTQNMASDASDMSENSTDSFADSAESKSDGLLDDIIDNAFYSDQANTTYNFWDRNCHNSFSNSEVNVEYEMSMINPEATDACVSHISLGSSLVTPADSTAPQIPQKQNSCPDHIIDSYYMPDLLNSSSSSRKVNHQCTSGDDACKAVDCDDGGWYSNTPLTIVENHVSKRNNLHGEHVFQQEGDHAVRNLNSDESCNLKGQILIHDIDVKWRMYAGDDWSLAENDLTSRTCSNGRDRSSSLEFIVSGLSMQFDMYPDGDVSVSKLAISAQDLNLCDQNAHAPWKMVLGCYDSKDYPRESCSPAFKLELESVRPEPEAPLEDYRLCLEILPLQLHLDQGQLNFLISFFQNESSNSNPHLSYENEIVGMDSTTYGSAAIVDEALLPFFQKFDVKPLVLHINYIPRQFDPIALGKGNYAELLNILPWKGIDLKLKNVSAMGVYGWNSICETVAAEWLEDISKNQVHKLLKGLPPIKSLVAVGSGTKKLVSLPFKSYKKDRKLLKGMQRGAVAFIRSVSIEAVGLGVHLAGGAHDLLLKTERALTAVPPPSTSREARKPKDNIRANQPEGAHQGLKQAYESLTDGLGRTASALIGNPIKVYNRGGGPGSVLATAICGAPAAAVAPVSASARAVHYALLGLRNSLDPAHKKESAYKYSGPSQS; this is encoded by the exons ATGAAGCGGATGTGCAAGGCGGTGCTGAAGAAGGGGCTGGGCGACTTCTTCCTGGGCGAGCTCGATCTAGACCAGCTCGACCTCCAGCTCACCCGCGGCACGCTCGAGCTCACCGACCTCGCCCTCAACGCCGAATTCATCAACGCCCAG CTATCAACATCTCCCTTCATGGTGAAAGAAGGATCGATAAAATCCCTGCTGGTTAAATTTCCTCTACAGTTGAAGAGTTGCGAGATTGTAGTGGAAGACTTGGAGCTTGTCCTTGCTCCATCTGTTCCTAGCGAAGTTCCACCTGTAGATGCTGAGTGCTCTGTTTCTGGTAATAGTAGTGGCACGCACAACACCAACAGAAATGAATCCGATAAACACTGTTCTACATCTGCATCTCGAGATGTGGATGAAGGCGTTAAGAGAATAGCCAATGCTGTCAAATGGTTCCTGACAAACTTCAAAATCAAGTTTAAGAATACATATATTGTATTTGATCCTCACACAAGTTTGGATAACAAGGTCTCAGAATACAACCGATCACTAGTTTTCCGGGTTAAAGAGATAGAATTTGGAACCAATCTTTCAACAGATGGGCTTGTCAAGCTGAATAATTTTGTAACGTTCCATGAGGCGGTGATTGAGTTCTTGAAGATGGATCATGTCGATGTATTGCTTCAGAATAATTCGGATAGAGCAGCAGCTGACATCTCATCAGGTCATAGTACTACCTCGGTCTTGACAGGCCCTATTGGTGGATTCTCGGGGACATTGAACTTAAGCATCCCATGGAGTAATGGATGCTTGAACCTTAAGAAAATTGATGCAGATGTATCTGTTGATTCATTAGAATTGTTGTTACAAATCAGCAGTATCCAGTGGTTCATCTACGTGTTGGATTCTCTGCATAGGAACCAAGGTGAACATAATTCTGCCCATAATACAGCAGATATGTCCTTGAACACCTCCAGATCTGCCTTAAACGCTTCGAAATCAGTGATGGCCAACAAGGAAGATTTGGATCAGATCGCACTTTCACAAAATAGGCAAGACAAATACCAGGATTCTTTCCTAACTAAGGCACATGTGATTCAGGATTGGATTCCGGAGCTAGTTGTTCACGAAGATCAAGGCGAACCTGATTCAGATTGTGATGAAAG CATTGATCAGTTCTTTGAATGTTTTGAAGAACTGAGGAACTCCCAGACAAATTTAGGAAATAGTGGCATATGGGACTGGACGTGTTCAGTGTTCAACGCTATTACTTTTGCATCCACTTTAGCTTCTGGATCAGATCAAGTTCCTAAAG AACCGCCGATTGAGAAAACCGTACGGGCTTCCATCGCTGAGATATCTGTTATTCTTTTGTTAAATGATGAAATGGATGCGGGCGATTCGAGTGCTTCTACCAGTCTATTCCATGATATGAGAAGTTCCGAAATGTTTTCGAGCTGCCTCTCCTCTGGGCAGATAGAACAATCAATGATGTCTCCTGCTACCGCTTCCAGCTTAAATATGCACCATCTTGAAGCCAAGTGTCAGAACATACATCTTGAACTTGAG ACATATCCCAGAAAATTAGGTTTCAAGGCATCGATTGCCCACATGAAGCTTGATGAATACTACAGTACTGAAAATACTAATCCAACCCACTCACACCTTGGGACTGCTTTCTTAAATAATAACTTCTGTAGAGAAGTTCAAGCTGCTCTCCCTCAATTCCCATTTGCTTCTCAAGATTACTGGGTGGAAACAGCTGGACGCGGTTCTCACAATTCAGATAAATTCATTAAGGTTGAGCTACTAAAAACATTTGGTGAGTGCACATTCCATTATGATGTCAGTAACACGGATCAAGATGGCAACTCAGGAAGCTCAACTTCACTGTCAATTCATTTGGCTCCTTTGATTTTGTGGGTGCACTTCCATACAGTATACATGGTACTGAAATTTATCAGTAAAGTTAAGTCTGATCTTCATGGAGAGCATAAACTTCACAGGGGTGGTGATGAAAAAAACAGCAAATTGGCTAATACTTCGTCCAGCGAGAGCCTGAAGGTTCAGATAGCCCCATCGCATGCAAGAATCATTCTTTGCTTTCCTTATGAGCCCTCTTGGGATTTAAGTCGTCCGTCCATCTTGGATAAGTTCCTTGTCCTCGACCACACGTTATCTCAGAAAGCCCCTTCCCCACTTCGAAATGAAAGATCTAATGATGGTCATCCGAGCACACCATCTACTTCACTCCATTTGGCTACTGGGAACTTTGACATCTACTTCATTAAACCTGTCGGTGTATTGGATGgtagaatcggctctttgagcaggCAAACTTTCTCTGCTTTGAAGATTTTATCGGTGACTAGATCCGAATATCATGACTCCAGCATTAGAATGATCCGGAAAAGTCATCCTGTAACTTGCCCTGAGATGGTGAACAAAGTATGGAGTTTGCCAAACCTACACGACCAGAAGATTACTCAGAAAGAAAATAACAAATGGGTCGGCGTTGCCTCTTCTACAACTTCACAAGATCTTGTAGAGTCAAGTTTTACTATACGCCAGGAGCTCATTCAGAGCACTGAATTCTTGCTGCATGTTCAACTTCCTTGTGTTTCAGTTCATCTCAATAAGAAGGATTGTGGACAACTAAATCAGCTGCTAGATCTCATAGTTGATGGGCTGTCAGATGTAGCAACAGGCAGTTCTGAAAATGGCAAGGACAAAAACAGCGAAGTTGCCATTCAAACATCTGTCATTTTTGAATGCAGCATGTTGGATATTTGCACTGAGTTGGATGAAACTGTGGAAGTTAGTCCTTCATTGCAGGCAGAACTAGAAGGCTCCTGGAATCGCCTCAAGTTGTCCGTTTCAAAATTGTCTCTGTGCTCATTTTCTAATGTTGGTGGGGTCAATAATTCCAGTTTTCTTTGGGTGAATCATGGTGAAGGTGAGCTTTGGGGTTCTGTTAGTGGTACAGATGATCAAACTTGTGAAGAAAGCAAAGATTTTCAACTAGTTATTTGCAAGGACTCCGCTAGTCAGCGGGGTGACGGTGAAGGGAACAATGTATTGTCTTTCGGAACTGCTGGCTGTTCTGTGACCCACATCAGGAACCCAAAACTACAAGAGAATTATACTTCTGTCAATGTTCGTTCTGGGACACTTGTGGCACCTGGTGGACGAATGGATTGGATCAGTGCAATATCTTTGCTGTTCAGTTCAGGTTCAAGTGGATCTGAACAATCCAGTAATAGTAGTAGCACAAATAGTTCACAGGCTGGTGAACCTTTTTGGTCATCTTTTTTCCTTGAGTTGGCTGATGTTGCTCTGAGCTATGAACCTCACCGGAAAAATTCTACACTCGGTGCTGAAGCTCCAGATTGCAAGTCTTTTTCATGCCTTTTAGCTGCCTCTTCATTTAAACTTCATAGCAAATCTGCATCAGACTCCGCAGCTACTGATTTTGACATCCAACTACGAGACCTCGGGCTTCTCATCTGTGGATCATCTGGTTCGAAAAATGTTACTTGCGGTTATGATGTGGATTACCTCCGTCAAATGGGCTATGCTAAGATTGGCCATAATACATTCGTTGAAGCTGCTCTACGAATTGATACTTCCTTTTGGAAGCTTGAAATATCCGAGTCACAATTTGATATTGGTACCTGCCGTGATTCAACATATGGTCTTGTCCATTTGGTTTCTCAATTACAGAAGCTATATGCTCCAGATATGCGGGATGCCTTAGTTCATCTCCAATCTAGGTGGAATATTGTCCAACAGGCAAACACGCAAAATATGGCCAGTGATGCATCAGATATGTCAGAGAACAGCACTGACAGCTTCGCAGATTCAGCAGAGTCCAAGTCTGACGGTTTGCTTGATGACATAATTGATAATGCTTTTTACAGTGACCAGGCCAACACAACCTACAATTTCTGGGACAGAAATTGTCATAACTCATTTAGTAACAGTGAAGTGAATGTTGAGTATGAGATGAGTATGATTAACCCTGAGGCAACTGATGCCTGTGTTTCACACATTTCGCTTGGATCATCATTAGTCACTCCAGCAGACAGTACTGCTCCTCAAATACCACAAAAGCAGAACTCCTGTCCTGACCACATCATTGACTCTTATTATATGCCTGATCTTCtgaattcatcatcatcatctcgtaAAGTAAACCATCAGTGCACATCTGGTGATGATGCTTGTAAAGCTGTGGACTGCGATGATGGTGGATGGTACAGCAATACTCCCTTGACGATAGTTGAAAACCATGTCTCAAAAAGGAACAACCTGCATGGAGAGCATGTGTTCCAACAAGAAGGTGATCATGCTGTTCGCAACTTGAATTCTGATGAATCTTGCAATCTGAAAGGCCAGATTCTTATTCATGATATAGATGTTAAGTGGCGAATGTATGCTGGAGATGACTGGTCATTAGCTGAGAACGATTTAACTAGCCGTACGTGCTCAAATGGAAGAGATAGGAGCTCTTCTTTGGAATTTATCGTGTCAGGGCTCAGTATGCAATTTGATATGTATCCAGATGGGGATGTTTCTGTTTCTAAGTTAGCCATCTCTGCCCAGGACCTAAATCTTTGTGACCAAAATGCGCATGCTCCATGGAAAATG GTTCTTGGATGCTATGACTCGAAGGACTACCCAAGAGAATCTTGCTCCCCTGCATTCAAGTTAGAACTGGAGTCTGTAAGGCCTGAACCAGAGGCTCCTTTGGAAGACTACAG GTTATGCCTTGAGATTTTGCCTCTTCAATTACATCTTGATCAGGGGCAACTGAACTTCCTCATCAGTTTCTTCCAGAATGAATCTAGCAACAGCAACCCTCATCTGTCTTACGAAAATGAGATTGTTGGTATGGACAGCACAACATATGGAAGCGCTGCAATTGTGGATGAGGCATTACTTCCTTTCTTTCAG AAATTTGACGTGAAGCCTCTGGTTCTGCATATTAATTATATTCCTCGCCAGTTTGATCCTATTGCACTTGGCAAAGGAAATTATGCAGAACTTCTCAACATCCTTCCATGGAAG GGAATTGATTTGAAGCTTAAGAATGTTTCTGCAATGGGTGTTTACGGGTGGAACAGTATATGTGAAACAGTAGCTGCGGAGTGGCTGGAGGACATTTCCAAAAATCAG GTCCATAAATTGTTAAAAGGGCTCCCACCTATAAAATCATTAGTTGCTGTCGGTTCAGGCACTAAGAAATTGGTTTCACTACCATTCAAAAGCTACAAGAAGGACCGCAAGTTGCTCAAGGGAATGCAAAGAG GTGCGGTTGCTTTCATCAGAAGTGTGTCCATCGAAGCTGTAGGGCTTGGTGTCCATTTAGCAGGGGGAGCTCATGATTTGCTTTTGAAGACAGAACGTGCACTTACAGCTGTTCCACCTCCTTCAACCTCACGCGAAGCAAGAAAACCCAAAGACAATATAAGAGCCAACCAGCCTGAAGGTGCACATCAAGGGTTGAAGCAG GCCTATGAAAGTTTAACTGATGGGCTTGGAAGGACAGCTTCTGCTTTGATTGGCAATCCTATCAAGGTTTATAATCGTGGGGGTGGCCCTGGTTCAGTGTTGGCTACTGCAATATGTGGAGCTCCAGCTGCTGCAGTAGCTCCAGTATCAGCTTCTGCTCGTGCTGTACATTATGCACTTCTTGGGCTAAGAAACAG CCTGGATCCTGCACACAAGAAAGAATCTGCATACAAATATTCCGGGCCTTCTCAATCATAG
- the LOC124677256 gene encoding 26S proteasome non-ATPase regulatory subunit 13 homolog B-like isoform X2 has product MAAPLEFLETQGATRPELAEWYAALADLYQRKLWHQLTLKLDQFLALAVVQAGDALIQLYNHFISDFETKINLLKFAHFTVVVSRQYSDKDAAINYLEGVISKLHDTKESRVEEPILYVKMQIANYLLEKGSQKECKKLLDEGKTTLDSMVDVDPSVHSTYYWICSQYYKVCQDYSEFYKNALLYLAYTTVESLSEPFKQNLAFDLSLAALLGDNIYNFGELLAHPIIHSLVGTAVEWIYHMLQAFNSGNLAAYQELCKVHGAALAAQPALAQNESRLLEKINILCLMEIIFSRASQDRTIPLSTIAEQTRLSVEDVEYLLMKSLSAHLIEGIIDEVDGTVHVSWVQPRVLGIDQVKSLRDRLDTWVGKVHTTLLSVEAETPDLVSS; this is encoded by the exons ATGGCGGCGCCGCTGGAGTTCCTGGAGACGCAGGGCGCGACGCGGCCCGAGCTGGCCGAGTGGTACGCCGCCCTCGCCGACCTCTACCAGCGGAAGCTCTGGCACCAGCTCACCCTCAAGCTCGACCAGttcctcgccctcgccgtcgtccAG GCGGGCGATGCTCTTATTCAGCTGTATAATCATTTCATCTCTGATTTCGAAACCAAGATCAACCTTCTTAAATTTGCTCACTTCACGGTAGTAGTTTCACGCCAGTATTCAGACAAAGATGCTGCTATAAACTACCTAGAAGGTGTTATTTCAAAGCTGCATGATACCAAGGAATCACGGGTCGAAGAGCCCATTCTGTATGTGAAGATGCAGATTGCAAATTATCTTCTTGAGAAAGGGAGTCAAAAGGAGTGTAAGAAATTGCTAGACGAGGGGAAAACCACTTTGGATAGCATGGTCGATGTTGACCCATCAGTGCATTCGACCTACTATTGGATATGTTCTCAGTACTACAAAGTCTGTCAGGACTATTCTGAATTTTACAAAAATGCTCTTCTCTATCTTGCATACACAACAGTGGAGTCACTTTCAGAACCATTCAAACAG AACTTGGCATTTGACCTCTCACTTGCTGCTTTATTGGGTGACAACATATACAACTTCGGGGAGTTGCTTGCCCATCCAATT ATCCATAGCCTTGTGGGAACAGCGGTGGAGTGGATTTATCATATGTTGCAAGCCTTCAACTCTGGCAATCTAGCCGCCTATCAGGAACTCTGCAAAGTTCACGGCGCCGCCTTGGCTGCACAGCCTGCTTTGGCACAAAATGAGAGCAGGCTACTTGAGAAGATCAATATCCTCTGCTTGATGGAAATCATTTTCAG TCGAGCATCTCAAGACCGTACAATTCCGTTGAGCACAATAGCTGAGCAAACCAGGCTATCAGTTGAAGATGTGGAGTATCTGCTAATGAAGAGCCTCTCT GCTCATCTAATCGAAGGCATAATCGATGAGGTCGATGGAACCGTCCACGTTTCGTGGGTGCAACCGAGGGTCCTTGGCATCGACCAAGTGAAATCCCTGCGTGACCGGCTGGACACCTGGGTCGGGAAGGTGCACACGACTTTGCT ATCTGTCGAAGCCGAGACGCCTGACTTGGTCTCTTCGTGA
- the LOC124677256 gene encoding 26S proteasome non-ATPase regulatory subunit 13 homolog B-like isoform X1, with protein sequence MAAPLEFLETQGATRPELAEWYAALADLYQRKLWHQLTLKLDQFLALAVVQAGDALIQLYNHFISDFETKINLLKFAHFTVVVSRQYSDKDAAINYLEGVISKLHDTKESRVEEPILYVKMQIANYLLEKGSQKECKKLLDEGKTTLDSMVDVDPSVHSTYYWICSQYYKVCQDYSEFYKNALLYLAYTTVESLSEPFKQNLAFDLSLAALLGDNIYNFGELLAHPIIHSLVGTAVEWIYHMLQAFNSGNLAAYQELCKVHGAALAAQPALAQNESRLLEKINILCLMEIIFSRASQDRTIPLSTIAEQTRLSVEDVEYLLMKSLSAHLIEGIIDEVDGTVHVSWVQPRVLGIDQVKSLRDRLDTWVGKVHTTLLSVEAETPDLVSS encoded by the exons ATGGCGGCGCCGCTGGAGTTCCTGGAGACGCAGGGCGCGACGCGGCCCGAGCTGGCCGAGTGGTACGCCGCCCTCGCCGACCTCTACCAGCGGAAGCTCTGGCACCAGCTCACCCTCAAGCTCGACCAGttcctcgccctcgccgtcgtccAG GCGGGCGATGCTCTTATTCAGCTGTATAATCATTTCATCTCTGATTTCGAAACCAAGATCAACCTTCTTAAATTTGCTCACTTCACGGTAGTAGTTTCACGCCAGTATTCAGACAAAGATGCTGCTATAAACTACCTAGAAGGTGTTATTTCAAAGCTGCATGATACCAAGGAATCACGGGTCGAAGAGCCCATTCTGTATGTGAAGATGCAGATTGCAAATTATCTTCTTGAGAAAGGGAGTCAAAAGGAGTGTAAGAAATTGCTAGACGAGGGGAAAACCACTTTGGATAGCATGGTCGATGTTGACCCATCAGTGCATTCGACCTACTATTGGATATGTTCTCAGTACTACAAAGTCTGTCAGGACTATTCTGAATTTTACAAAAATGCTCTTCTCTATCTTGCATACACAACAGTGGAGTCACTTTCAGAACCATTCAAACAG AACTTGGCATTTGACCTCTCACTTGCTGCTTTATTGGGTGACAACATATACAACTTCGGGGAGTTGCTTGCCCATCCAATT ATCCATAGCCTTGTGGGAACAGCGGTGGAGTGGATTTATCATATGTTGCAAGCCTTCAACTCTGGCAATCTAGCCGCCTATCAGGAACTCTGCAAAGTTCACGGCGCCGCCTTGGCTGCACAGCCTGCTTTGGCACAAAATGAGAGCAGGCTACTTGAGAAGATCAATATCCTCTGCTTGATGGAAATCATTTTCAG TCGAGCATCTCAAGACCGTACAATTCCGTTGAGCACAATAGCTGAGCAAACCAGGCTATCAGTTGAAGATGTGGAGTATCTGCTAATGAAGAGCCTCTCT GCTCATCTAATCGAAGGCATAATCGATGAGGTCGATGGAACCGTCCACGTTTCGTGGGTGCAACCGAGGGTCCTTGGCATCGACCAAGTGAAATCCCTGCGTGACCGGCTGGACACCTGGGTCGGGAAGGTGCACACGACTTTGCTATCTGTCGAAGCCGAGACGCCTGACTTGGTCTCTTCGTGA